The window TCAGCCACTGGGTATTGGTCGCACCCTGGGCGGCAGCCTGGGTTGCCATGTAGCTGCCATGACGCTGCCAGCCTGCCAGCATGGCAGTCAGCAACAACAGCACCATGAACGCCGCCGTCCACATGAAACGGCCGTCGCGGACAATCTCGGCAAACTCCTTGCGGGCGATGATCCGGATCATGGGCACCGCCTCATATCGCGCAATGTCATCATCAAGTCGCCGCTTTCTCTAGTGCATGTGTTCAAGATAGATGCGTTCCACATCCGCGTGGGAAACCTCGTCCGTCGAAAGCTCCTGGACGAGTCGCCCGGACTTCATGATACCGATGCGGTTCCCGGTCTCCTTGGCACGGAACAGGTCATGCGTCGCCATCAGGATGGCAGCGCCGTCATTGCGAAGCTGCAGAAGCAATTCGGAAAATTCATTGCTGGCCTTTGGATCAAGACCCGAGGTTGGCTCGTCGAGAAGCAGCGCTTTGGCCTGCTTGGCAAGCGCGATGGCCACACCGACCTTCTGGCGCATGCCCTTGGAGTAGGTGCGCACCCGAAGGTTCGCAGCTTTCGCCTGCAAACCAACACGGTCCAGAAACGACCGGTAGTCTGCGGCCGAGTACCCCGCGTGACCGCCAAGTCGCGCAAAGTACTCCAGGTTTTCAATACCCGTGAGATTGCCGTAGAGCATCACCTGTTCGGGGATGTAGGCGAGATAGCGCTTGGTTTCCAGCGGGCTTTGCGTGACATCGATACCATTGACCCTGGCAGTACCTGAAGTCGGCTCGACAAAATTCAGAAAGAGGTTGATGGTGGTCGTCTTGCCGGCGCCGTTGGCACCGAGCAGGCAATATATTTCACCCGCGTTGACCTTGAGATTGAGGCCCTGCAGCGCCTCGTGGTTCCCGTAGCTCTTCCTGAGATCGATGGCTTCCAGCATTCCCGACTCCAGCTGACTGGCAACACCCTGCAACCAGCGGTCTCGTGATCAGGTTCCCGGAACCCAGTCACTGTGCAGCGCGACCCGCCACATGAGCCTCTGTCCGGAATAGTCCGAGTT of the Chromatiales bacterium genome contains:
- a CDS encoding ABC transporter ATP-binding protein; the encoded protein is MLEAIDLRKSYGNHEALQGLNLKVNAGEIYCLLGANGAGKTTTINLFLNFVEPTSGTARVNGIDVTQSPLETKRYLAYIPEQVMLYGNLTGIENLEYFARLGGHAGYSAADYRSFLDRVGLQAKAANLRVRTYSKGMRQKVGVAIALAKQAKALLLDEPTSGLDPKASNEFSELLLQLRNDGAAILMATHDLFRAKETGNRIGIMKSGRLVQELSTDEVSHADVERIYLEHMH